Proteins encoded together in one Anoxybacillus flavithermus window:
- a CDS encoding SDR family oxidoreductase yields the protein MDGGMNVRHAIVTAGAKGLGKKVTEHFLEKGCAVTVHYRSDIKAVEALKEMYRGCHERLHFVQGDVTKKEDLIRIVDEAVAKFGRIDYLIHNAGPYIFERKKLADYTDDEWYEMIEGNLSAMFHLFKRVVPIMRNQRFGRIVTYGFQGADHAPGWMYRSAFSAAKVGLVSLTKTIALEEAEYGITANMVCPGNIIGEMKEATIAYARQMKDDITPIGRSGTGEDIARVVEFLCDDFSDMITGAVIEVTGGLDVIHRYRK from the coding sequence ATGGATGGAGGGATGAATGTGAGGCATGCGATTGTAACGGCAGGGGCAAAAGGGCTCGGAAAAAAAGTAACGGAACATTTTTTGGAAAAAGGATGCGCTGTTACCGTCCATTACCGAAGCGACATAAAGGCTGTTGAAGCATTAAAAGAAATGTATCGTGGCTGTCATGAGCGTCTTCATTTTGTCCAAGGCGATGTGACGAAGAAAGAAGATTTAATTCGCATTGTTGATGAAGCTGTTGCCAAATTCGGACGCATCGATTATTTAATTCATAATGCAGGTCCTTACATATTTGAGCGAAAAAAGTTAGCCGATTATACGGATGACGAATGGTATGAAATGATTGAAGGAAATTTAAGTGCGATGTTTCATTTATTTAAGCGAGTTGTACCAATTATGCGAAATCAACGTTTTGGGCGCATTGTGACATACGGTTTTCAAGGAGCAGATCACGCACCAGGATGGATGTACCGTTCAGCATTTAGCGCGGCAAAAGTTGGGCTTGTTTCATTAACAAAAACGATTGCACTTGAAGAAGCGGAGTATGGCATTACAGCGAATATGGTATGTCCGGGGAATATTATTGGAGAAATGAAAGAAGCAACAATTGCATATGCTCGCCAGATGAAAGACGATATAACGCCGATTGGCCGTTCAGGGACGGGAGAGGATATTGCTCGTGTTGTGGAGTTTTTATGTGATGATTTTTCTGATATGATTACAGGAGCAGTCATTGAAGTGACAGGTGGTCTTGATGTCATTCATCGTTATCGAAAATAG
- a CDS encoding acetate kinase — MPKVIAINAGSSSLKFQLFNMPSEEVLTKGVVERIGFEDAIFNITLNGEKIKEVTSIPDHAVAVKMLLDKLIELGIIQSFDEIEGIGHRVVHGGEKFSDSVLITDETLKEIEDLSDLAPLHNPANVVGIKAFREVLPNVPAVAVFDTAFHQTMPEQSFLYSLPYEYYEKFGIRKYGFHGTSHKYVTQRAAELLGRPIEQLRLISCHLGNGASIAAVEGGKSIDTSMGFTPLAGVAMGTRSGNIDPALIPYIMQKTGKTAEEVIDILNKKSGMLGLTGFSSDLRDIEEAASKGDRRAELALEVFAGRIHKYIGSYAARMCGVDAIIFTAGIGENSDVVRAKVLRGLEFMGVYWDPALNKVRGKEAFISYPHSPVKVLVIPTNEEVMIARDVMRLANLA; from the coding sequence ATGCCAAAAGTCATAGCGATTAATGCGGGAAGTTCTTCGTTAAAATTTCAATTGTTTAACATGCCGAGTGAAGAAGTATTAACAAAAGGTGTTGTTGAGCGAATTGGTTTTGAAGATGCGATTTTTAATATTACATTAAATGGTGAAAAAATAAAAGAGGTAACGTCAATTCCGGATCATGCGGTTGCTGTGAAAATGTTGCTCGATAAATTAATTGAGCTTGGCATTATTCAATCGTTCGATGAAATCGAAGGAATTGGTCATCGCGTTGTGCATGGTGGCGAGAAATTTAGCGACTCGGTTTTAATTACAGATGAAACGTTAAAAGAAATTGAAGATTTATCTGATTTAGCGCCATTACACAACCCAGCAAACGTTGTTGGCATTAAAGCGTTCCGTGAAGTGTTGCCGAACGTACCAGCTGTTGCGGTGTTTGATACAGCATTCCATCAGACGATGCCAGAGCAGTCGTTTTTATATAGCTTGCCGTATGAGTATTACGAAAAGTTTGGCATTCGTAAATACGGATTCCATGGCACATCGCATAAATATGTAACACAACGAGCAGCTGAACTATTAGGTCGCCCAATTGAGCAACTTCGTCTCATTTCTTGTCATTTAGGAAATGGAGCGAGCATTGCAGCAGTAGAAGGCGGAAAATCGATTGATACGTCGATGGGCTTTACGCCGCTTGCTGGTGTAGCAATGGGAACACGTTCTGGCAACATCGACCCAGCGTTAATCCCATACATTATGCAAAAGACAGGGAAAACAGCCGAGGAAGTCATTGATATTTTAAATAAAAAGAGCGGTATGCTCGGCTTAACTGGTTTTTCAAGCGATTTACGCGATATTGAAGAAGCAGCTTCAAAAGGCGATCGACGTGCAGAGTTGGCGCTCGAAGTGTTTGCTGGGCGCATTCATAAATACATCGGCTCATACGCAGCGCGCATGTGCGGCGTCGATGCGATTATTTTCACAGCGGGCATTGGAGAAAACAGCGATGTTGTGCGTGCGAAAGTATTACGTGGCCTTGAATTTATGGGCGTTTACTGGGATCCGGCATTAAATAAAGTGCGTGGCAAAGAAGCGTTCATTAGCTATCCACACTCTCCTGTAAAAGTATTAGTCATTCCAACGAATGAAGAAGTGATGATCGCTCGCGACGTCATGCGATTAGCGAACTTAGCGTAA
- a CDS encoding argininosuccinate synthase: protein MANPKVVLAYSGGLDTSVAIKWLQEQGYDVVACCLDVGEGKDLEFVKEKALKVGAVKSYMIDAKEEFANEYALIALQAHALYEGKYPLVSALSRPLISKKLVEIAELEGAVAVAHGCTGKGNDQVRFEVSIQALNPNLKVIAPVREWKWSREEEIEYAKKHHIPIPIDLDSPFSIDQNLWGRSNECGILEDPWAAPPEEAYELTASLEHTPNEPDIIGIGFEQGVPKTINGKAYSLAALILELNALAGKHGVGRIDHVENRLVGIKSREVYECPGAITLIKAHKELEDLTLVKEVAHFKPIIEQKIAEVIYNGLWFSPLKDALVAFLKETQKNVTGVVRVKLFKGHAIVEGRKSPFSLYDEKLATYTAEDEFDHQAAVGFISLFGLPTKVYSIVNSQKKVNV, encoded by the coding sequence ATGGCAAATCCAAAAGTGGTGCTCGCTTATTCAGGAGGTTTAGATACATCGGTAGCGATTAAATGGCTACAAGAACAAGGATATGATGTTGTTGCTTGTTGCTTAGATGTGGGTGAAGGAAAAGACTTAGAATTTGTAAAAGAAAAAGCGCTAAAAGTTGGTGCTGTCAAGTCATACATGATTGACGCAAAAGAAGAGTTTGCGAATGAATATGCGTTAATTGCTTTACAAGCCCATGCGCTGTATGAAGGAAAATATCCGCTCGTCTCTGCGTTGTCCCGTCCGTTAATTTCAAAAAAGCTTGTTGAAATTGCTGAATTGGAAGGAGCGGTTGCTGTTGCGCACGGTTGCACAGGAAAAGGAAATGACCAAGTGCGCTTTGAAGTATCGATTCAAGCATTAAATCCGAATTTAAAAGTCATTGCACCTGTTCGTGAATGGAAATGGTCGCGCGAAGAAGAAATTGAATATGCGAAAAAACATCACATTCCGATTCCAATCGATTTAGATAGTCCATTTTCCATCGATCAAAACTTATGGGGAAGAAGTAACGAGTGCGGCATTTTAGAAGATCCATGGGCAGCGCCGCCAGAAGAGGCGTATGAATTGACAGCTTCACTTGAACATACACCGAATGAACCGGATATTATCGGAATTGGTTTCGAGCAAGGGGTACCAAAAACGATTAATGGAAAGGCGTACTCGCTTGCAGCGCTTATTCTTGAGCTTAATGCGTTAGCTGGAAAGCATGGCGTTGGCCGCATCGACCATGTGGAAAATCGACTTGTGGGCATTAAATCGCGCGAAGTATATGAATGCCCAGGAGCGATAACGCTCATTAAAGCGCATAAAGAGTTAGAAGATTTAACACTTGTGAAAGAAGTCGCTCACTTCAAGCCGATCATTGAGCAAAAAATCGCAGAAGTCATCTATAACGGCCTTTGGTTTTCACCACTAAAAGATGCGCTCGTTGCATTTTTAAAGGAAACACAAAAAAATGTTACAGGCGTTGTACGCGTGAAATTATTTAAGGGCCATGCGATTGTAGAAGGTCGGAAATCTCCGTTTTCGTTATATGATGAAAAATTAGCGACGTATACAGCAGAAGATGAATTCGATCATCAAGCAGCGGTCGGATTTATTTCTTTATTTGGCTTGCCTACGAAAGTATATAGCATCGTCAATAGCCAAAAGAAGGTGAACGTGTGA
- a CDS encoding class I SAM-dependent methyltransferase: MEKLFTVIDETATWLQEELKCSYLEAVAETGENIFHEDVLQEEVSELLKKRLKKAYQSISLHDWKNEHIRKALQLAMLKGMKEYVQPHHQMTPDAVSVFIGYLVDEFTKTHFSLSLLDPAIGTGNLMTAVLNQLTNKKARSYGADADDLLLKLAYVNANLQQHEIQLFHQDSLKPLFIEPVDVVVCDLPIGYYPDDENAKSFRLHAKSGHSYAHYLFIEQSIRYTKEGGYLFFLIPNMLFTSDESKELHALIKEETFIQGLLQLPRSMFKNEAAAKSIFILQKKGTYAKAPKQALLAQLPSFSNKQAMQAMVLKLEQWLKENRS, encoded by the coding sequence GATGAAACAGCAACATGGCTTCAAGAGGAATTGAAATGCTCTTATTTAGAAGCTGTCGCTGAAACAGGTGAAAATATATTTCATGAAGATGTCTTGCAAGAAGAAGTGAGTGAGCTGTTAAAAAAACGGCTGAAAAAAGCGTACCAATCTATCAGTTTACACGATTGGAAAAATGAACATATTCGTAAAGCGTTGCAATTAGCGATGTTAAAAGGAATGAAGGAATATGTACAGCCTCACCATCAAATGACACCAGATGCAGTATCAGTATTTATCGGTTATTTAGTTGATGAATTTACAAAAACGCATTTTTCACTATCGCTTCTCGATCCTGCCATTGGAACAGGAAATTTAATGACGGCTGTATTAAATCAACTGACGAATAAAAAAGCAAGAAGTTACGGAGCGGATGCAGACGATTTACTATTGAAACTCGCTTATGTGAATGCAAATTTACAACAACATGAAATTCAACTATTCCATCAAGATAGTTTAAAGCCGTTGTTTATTGAGCCGGTTGATGTAGTTGTGTGCGATTTGCCGATCGGATATTATCCAGATGATGAAAATGCCAAGTCATTTCGTTTACATGCGAAAAGTGGCCATTCATACGCTCACTATTTGTTCATTGAACAAAGTATTCGTTATACGAAAGAAGGCGGGTATTTGTTTTTCTTAATTCCAAACATGCTGTTTACATCAGACGAATCAAAAGAATTGCATGCGCTCATCAAAGAAGAAACGTTTATTCAAGGCTTATTGCAGCTTCCGCGTTCGATGTTTAAAAATGAAGCGGCAGCGAAAAGTATTTTTATTTTGCAAAAGAAAGGTACATATGCAAAAGCTCCAAAACAAGCGTTGCTTGCTCAACTTCCTAGCTTTTCAAATAAGCAGGCGATGCAAGCAATGGTGTTGAAGCTCGAACAATGGCTAAAAGAAAATCGTTCATAA
- a CDS encoding IS701 family transposase, which yields MNRLAHHQGIHKFFITLGLALYFSKPVMKHLVHIVDAMITKGFSGTLTDLHHGSFHPNHRTTLSHFFTKSPWEEETLLRKLQQWVLHRVERSSKRENQPIFVSIDDTICQKTKPSSRATHAIQGCDWHYSHAEKKSIWGHSLVWLMVHTMTQAFPFAFRLYDKTAGKSKGELAIEMLSSLDVSRPVYVLMDSWYPSKTLVGACLKKGFHVIAMLKTNRILYPKGTAIQAKEFAKSMEPRDTRLVTVGKERYRVYRYEGALNGLKDAVVLLAWKADQPMTPKHLHCVLSTDRELSDEEILRYYAARWSIECFFRQAKDQLKLDGYRVRGRRAVKRYWILVQLAYMYSMFESNSDFSDGLDLLRKRKGHSLVEFIYRAAKQNIPIDTVKKQLHVA from the coding sequence ATGAATAGATTAGCACATCATCAAGGAATCCACAAGTTTTTCATAACGTTAGGGTTGGCGCTTTATTTCTCGAAACCTGTGATGAAGCATCTCGTTCATATCGTGGATGCGATGATTACAAAGGGCTTTTCGGGAACGCTGACCGATCTACATCATGGGAGTTTTCATCCGAACCATCGCACGACACTGAGCCATTTTTTCACGAAAAGCCCATGGGAGGAAGAGACGCTGCTTCGCAAACTCCAACAGTGGGTGCTTCATCGTGTCGAACGCAGCTCGAAACGAGAGAATCAACCCATTTTTGTTTCGATCGATGATACGATTTGCCAAAAAACGAAGCCCTCGTCACGGGCAACACACGCCATTCAAGGGTGTGATTGGCACTATTCTCACGCAGAGAAAAAATCGATTTGGGGACATTCTCTCGTTTGGCTCATGGTTCATACGATGACTCAAGCGTTTCCTTTTGCCTTTCGCCTCTACGACAAGACGGCGGGGAAAAGCAAAGGGGAACTCGCGATCGAGATGCTTTCTTCGTTGGATGTGAGTCGCCCCGTTTATGTGCTCATGGACTCTTGGTATCCATCGAAAACCCTCGTGGGAGCCTGCTTGAAAAAAGGGTTCCACGTCATCGCGATGCTGAAGACGAATCGGATTCTCTATCCAAAAGGGACGGCCATTCAAGCAAAGGAATTTGCCAAATCTATGGAGCCACGGGATACCCGCCTCGTCACGGTGGGAAAAGAGCGTTATCGGGTGTATCGCTACGAAGGTGCTCTGAACGGTCTCAAGGATGCCGTGGTGCTGCTCGCATGGAAAGCCGATCAGCCGATGACGCCGAAACATCTTCATTGCGTCTTGAGCACCGATCGCGAGCTAAGCGATGAAGAGATCTTGCGCTACTATGCTGCACGTTGGTCGATCGAATGTTTTTTCCGTCAAGCGAAAGACCAGCTGAAACTCGATGGATACCGCGTTCGCGGGCGTCGGGCGGTGAAACGGTATTGGATCTTGGTGCAACTTGCGTATATGTACAGCATGTTCGAGTCGAACAGTGATTTTTCGGATGGGCTCGATCTCCTGCGCAAGAGAAAAGGACATAGCCTCGTGGAGTTCATTTACCGTGCAGCAAAACAAAATATTCCCATTGATACCGTGAAAAAACAGCTCCACGTGGCATAA
- a CDS encoding universal stress protein: MYKYKKILVAVDGSKEAEWAFKKAIEIAKRNDASLVLSHIIDVRSFATIEAYDRTVAERAEKFAKELLQSYEKQAADAGVKEVVTDIEYGSPKVKISKEVAPKYEVDLIVCGATGMSAVERFFIGSVSEHITRYAKCDVLVVRTPEQTEA, from the coding sequence ATGTACAAGTACAAAAAGATTTTAGTCGCCGTCGATGGCTCAAAAGAAGCGGAATGGGCGTTTAAAAAAGCAATTGAAATTGCTAAACGGAACGATGCTTCACTCGTTCTTTCGCACATTATCGACGTTCGTTCATTCGCGACGATCGAAGCATACGATCGAACAGTGGCAGAACGAGCGGAAAAATTCGCAAAAGAATTGTTGCAATCATACGAAAAACAAGCTGCTGATGCAGGCGTCAAAGAAGTCGTCACAGATATTGAGTACGGTTCCCCAAAAGTAAAAATTTCGAAAGAAGTCGCTCCGAAATATGAAGTAGATTTAATTGTTTGTGGCGCCACAGGAATGAGCGCTGTGGAACGATTTTTCATCGGAAGCGTTTCTGAACATATTACAAGATATGCGAAATGCGACGTACTCGTCGTACGCACACCTGAACAAACAGAGGCATAA